CATCTTGACTGCCAATAACTGCTCATTGTTCAATCTATATGGAAGGCGAGGGTTACGAATACCTATATGTAGTACGGTGCACTTGGAAATATTCAAATTGATAAGCCATTCCTTTGACCAGTTTGCAATTTTGCTTAAATCATTTTGCAGTTGTTCATAATCCAATAATGGGTTCGCAAATATCTTAGTATCGTCGGCGAATATGCTAACTTCACATTTCAGGCATTTGGGAAGGTCGaaagtataaattatgtacaGAACTGGTCCAAGAACTGATCCCTGTGGTACACCACTGTAAATTTCTCGTTGTTCTGACAATGTATCACCAATCCCTCACTTGGAAAGTTCTTTGTCTCAGAAATGACTCAATCCAGTATAGTAGTTTACCGCGTATACCTACATGTTCCAGTTTTTGTAGGAGCCTTCTAATTGGAACCTTATCAAAAGCTTTTCATAGTCCAGATAGATGACATCCACGGGATTTctaacattaaaagattttgtcCATGTTGATAGACACGACAGTAAATTTGATATAGTAGAGCGGTGTGGACAAAAACCGTGTTGTTGTTCTGGTACGACTCTGTAATGGGAAAAGAAATCTCTCATATGTTGGACAATAATTTTTTCCATAACTTTGCACATTACGCTGGTCAAGCTTATTGGTCGGAAGTTTGTTGGATctaatttatttccttttttaaaaataggagTTACAATGGCAGTCTTCCATAACTCTGGTAAGATACCTGTTTCATATGAAGTCTGCATAATTGttactaaatattcattaatgtcacacttttgtaatattgttacaGGAATGTTATCTGGTCCAGATGAGGAATCCGGTTTCATTTCCATAATCGCAAGTTTAATTTTGTCTTTAGTAAACAATATATCTTCTATACAGTCCTCCACTCTGTAATTCGGATCTAAGATAGGTAAATTTCCTTGTGGTTCTATCTGAAATACGCTTGCAAATTGATCTGCGAATGCTGAAGCAATTTCATGAGGCTGAGTAACAATTTGACCTTGGCGGTTGTATAGCGCTCTTGGTACACTTACCTTGGAAGTTATTTGTTGTCTTATATAAGAGTAGAATCTTTTTGGTCCACAGTTTATTAATGTGGTTTCATATTTCATTCGTGCTGACTTGTTTAGCttagttaatttattgttaattctcCTGTAATCCATATAGAAATTATCAAGCCCGGTTAATAAGTATCTGTCCCATAATCTGCATTTCTGTTTCATTAGTTTTTTTGTATCATTACTAATCCATGGTTTATTTCTGACGTGTTGAATCTGTTTGGTTCGTGGTACGACCAACGCTATTGCTTCTTTGAGTGCATTCAAGAGAGTATTAAATTGACTTCTTACACAAGTTAAGTCCTTCATACTTACAGACAAGGTAGAGTGAGCTTTTTCATTTATTAGTATAGTTAGTAGTAgtatagtattagtatagaGTATTATAGGTAGATATAGATTATTCTTGAAAAAATACACGGGCCGTTTCCCATAGATAAGTTGCCATGTATCCacttatttatcatttatcCGTGGACTTCTTGGTAGTTTACAtacagtaagtaatatactacgagTAGATTAAAAGATTTTAGTAGTGTTGACACttgttataaatgataataaggggctgttcaagtattacgtaacgcaatttttgaagattttcgATCCctacaccccccccccccccccacccccccatgtaacgcgccgtaacgtttttcTGTACGCCCCCCCGTCCCATAGtataaagttatgtaactctaaaattacaatatttgtcGCAAAGTATCGGAAAATCGCTATAATatctttcattattatttttttttaaataaaaaatacaatgttacataatGCGTTGTACGAATcccccctcccgcgcctgtaacgcatcgcAACGTTTTACAAGACGCCCCCTCCAGTCCAAATAGcgttatgtaatacttgaacggcccctaatatgtacatataattgAGAATTAAGCATATTATACAGCATACATAGTAAAAATCTATGGTggaaagtataattaatatattctcTTTGCAGTATATTATGGTAACCATGGTTTCGGAACTTATTCGTTagcattgtattataataaaattcttgtaGGTACGTAGTTTGATActaatacatttataacatgAGTTTTTGCGTGGATTTGGTTTCTGAAGACTCATTTTATGAAAACATAACATTAGGCGTGACTAAGCTCCTTGGTAAGTACTTGTGtaattatttacctatatttagACGAATAATGTAACAAACCACTTGTAGGTAGTTAAATCATGTTATGCAATGTCCATACGTCTTGATAAGTTGAAAGTAATGGTCCCATgggtatctttttttttttgatttcgcGGGAAAGTGCTTTATTACTACCgaccagccttcgtggggggcgactgagcggttatgctggggtaaccgtgccttacggcccggcgttgagccgcccggatttgatggtgaccttcgggcgaccgccgggccgagtccctaaccccatATTCAACTTAagcctatgcacggcctaccagctaaaactccgcggtagccctcttcggcgcatttgggacggctgcggacttcctctgacgttgacgTGTCtaagtctgcgaccgcagccgcccctacgcggtgccgccttgcggcctgTGTCCTAtagtggggggggggggggggctcagaagcccccgcgcaccgaaggacgccctcggcgtctacggcagtatgaggccaacaaaacactgccgtccatcccggggtcaaccgaaagatgtgcaaaaatgcactagggcggacagccccctgctgcctgccgacgacccccttcgtggcccctattagtcgcctcttacgacaggcaggtgataccgtggtggaattctccaaacgcccccattccacagggcggggtCCCATGGGTATCTAAGAGTACAAACGTCAACAACTAAGTCGGTAAGCATAGCTCTTGGCATCTACATCTGTAACGACGGGACCCAGAGGATAGACTGGAGAAGGTAGAATCTAGATCAGTGTTTCCCAACGTATGGCCCACGCCCCACACACAGGGGGGCAATTTGATAGTTAAGGGGGgcaatttaaatagaattttcaggttttcattatatgtttcgaaattttacttacgatgttttgataacaatttcattGTGATGTCttcctaaaacttatcatttatacTTCTTAtgggaacaaaaaaaaaatttaaggttaaaaattatgtatgggggccttaaaattttagaaatgttaagGTGGGGCATGgcctaaaaaaaacaaaaggttgGGAAACACTGATCTAGATGCATTACCCTTCACCTATCACACCAAAAGTAAAGCCAAATATATCTAGTTattacttataagttataacattACATATCattgtttattcaatatttctgttatttttattctaagcaCTGGAAttagatttaatttagtttccaAATAAAAACTTCGATTTTTATTCAGTTATGGACAGCAAAAAACTAGTCATAGACACCTATTATTGGACAagtttatgataaatatatagatttagagGATTGTATTGCAATGGAAAAAAAAGAGAATTACAAtatgaacatttattttgatcaaGTTGTGTTCAACTAAATTTGAATTCATATTTGTTAGTAGCTTCAATGTTATTggagtgttattttttttggacatcaattctaaaataaaaaggaaagtCTGTATCATATTGGTTCACGTTCTTAATCTAGATTAGTTTTTATTTGCCTGTCACTGGTTCTTTGTCCATTACTGGTGCatttaccttataaataaagcatatttttgGGTTTATACATATACTTCGtaaaattatttggtattctttaattaattggtaaaaaaaaaaggcacaattattaatttatagttatatgtatgtatatacaatattatgtacatatttatatttttaagaataagaATTAGCTTTATGCTTTGGTAAGAACTGAAATCCATCTGGTACAGGTCCTAATAACATTTCACTTATTTTTATCCAATCAGCGCAATTACCTGACGCCATTAATGTTTCCATGTCATCTCTGCCAAAATACATAGGaggtctttcatttattttctggGGTGGTCTTTCCAAAAGCCCTACTGGGATGTAGCGATACAAGAAAGAGAGCCATTCCAGTAAAAACCTTCTTGTTGATTCTACACCTTGCGTGTCAGATCCCCAATGTTCTAAGCCatagtttgtatatttttttaaaatatcaaacctTTCTTTACTAGAAATGTCCCAAATTTTCTGTTCTTTGATTTCTGTAAATATCCATGGTTTAATTAATGCCCCTCTGCCAATCATGACTCCTTGCACGGTTGGGGCTATGTTTCTTTTCTCAACATAATCTTCATAACTTAAAATATCCCCATTTCCAAACACTGGGATGGGTGCAGCTAGTTTGGCACATGTTTCAATATACTCCCAATCTGCTGATTTAGTATATCTTGCTTCTCTTGATCTGCCATGGACTGTGATTAAGGATGGGCCCCAATCAGTCATTTTAGGTACAATTGTATGAGTTATTTTCTTATCTTGGTATACACCAGTTCTCATCTTTACTGTAAATGGaatttcaagtatttttgagGCGCACCTCACAGATGATTCAAAAGATGATAGTCTGTGCATCATGCCACTTCCTGCACCTTTTTTGTAAATCATATCTATAGGACAGCCTAGATTTAGATCTATAAAATCTAGTTCTGTATTTTCCTTTAAGAGTTGTGCTactttagtaattatataaGGATTATTGCCACAAATTTGGGCCCCATATATATCTTCAGATTCATGTCTTTTCACAAGAGCCCATTCTTGTTTTAATCCTTTGAGCAATGCCTCACACAAAGCCATTTCGCCACAAGTAATGTCAGCTCCATATTCTTTGCATATTCTTCTGAATGGTAGATTGCCAACAGTGGTTAAAGGGCTGAGGTATAATTTATCATGCCAGTCAATGGTTTTCTTCTCTTGTGGTAAAAGCTTAATCAAGTCTTCATCTGTTATACTTCCACTGTGTGCTATTTTTGTTTCCTCTAAGGCAGCTGTATTCTGCTCTGGATCTTCATTAGAAGCTTTGTTTCTTTTGTCTAAATGTTTCACAAGTTTTTCAGAGAGgctaaaatcatattttttcttttgcaaGTTTATTTGTAAAGGTGGTTGGAGTGAATTTTTGGTGTCTTCcttatattttgcaaatttttcattatttacaatGTTGTAACCTTCTTTCGTTATGTGACTTGAACCATAGCGACATGTTATACCTCGAGGGCATTTGCCACGAAGGTTAAATATGTGACATTCTTCTCCTAAGTCTTTAGgttttgatttaatatattcttttggGTCATGTAAATATTTGCAGTTATTATATTGACAAAATTTTAGCTGATCGGCAGATGCAACGTCTATAATACTGGGGCATGgcttattttctttattaacatcTTGAAAAGTTTTTGGTCTAGCTTTATTTTGCcctttctttttattcttaaagaaattatttttttctcctttttcatctgttttaattttcttagtgTCGCTGTTATCTAAATTCGAGTCATCGTCCAGTTTTCTTTTAGAATCTGAATTAGAATCAGCTCCCAATTCACACGATGATTTTTGCACAATGAATTCTTCTTTTATAGCACATACTCCTAAATTAGACATTGCTATTTTACTGATAAgtgttttactatatttatttacgatTTTGTACTCaattaaatatctaaattttatgttatatgccTTAAACAAATGCGGTCTAATGGCACTTTTCAGGTTATGTTTACGATTAGATAAACGTCATATCAAATTTCGTCTTTGACAACTGTTTTTGTAACTTATGGCTAAGGTGAAAGATCATAATGTAAATTGTCAATTCGTAGACTAATGTCAAGTTCTTGAAGTTTTCTATCGACTGGAATGCCCTTTTGAATATAATCGCAGTTGGCCTGAAAAAGCTATTTTCCatgttatttttcattcataaatatgtatattccattattttgttacataaatcataaaaatttaaattctggatacttaatataaatattttaatgcccGGAGTTTGAAACCTCCGCCCGAAATAGCGCaaggttttgtatttatttttctcaaaTGAATACATACTTATTCAATTTTTGCATTTATCATTCACGTTTTGTGAACTTGTTTTTGCATGAACGGTGTTGGAGAGAGGCGATGTTCCGCTATTTAAAACGTAGTTTACCCCGAATTTGGCTCAAGGATTGGCACTTATCAGATCATCAGACGGAAGACATGACAAAAAATTTGTTCACTATAGTAATTGTACTTCTACTTGTACCTTGTACGGTGTACTTCggtggtgataggatatatttcgttgcccggatagcgaccatcgtacacaaggtgttaaaacccgtcagtGGCTCAGGTAACTCGGTCAAGTTCCGGGGtcaacctgtgtatatacggttctaacagaccggcataattgtgtcgattctcgaggggtaatcatttctcgtcatacccattctattggaccccaatacacttaccatcaggtgcagtttcCACCAAAGAAGAACAGGCAAAgaactctagtgttgctcttttcaaaataaattaaaaggtatAAAGTATGTGCAGTGTGCAATACAAATGCAGACATTTAAGTTTTCTATTTAGTTTAGAGcagaatgtttatttaatagcaaaataaaaacaatttccatACGATTGTACAATCCTAACAagagtcattaaataatttgatggtattaattttttccatattttatttctagaatCAGATCCTCGTATATGTAACGTTAATGTGGAGCGAAGAGCTCCATGTGATCGAGTAGCACTTTCAAATTGGGAACAAAGACACTCAGCGATATTGCCCGAAGATATCCGAAATTTTTATGCTTCCAGTGATGGCTTTCAGCTAACCTGGCACTACAAATATTCTGGAAAGtatctaaaaattatttatacaactaactattattaagtacctaagtacgtaaaagtatttttacaatagcacaatgctttttatattaatatatatttttgcagcTGATGAAATTCTTCCGGTCGGTTCGATTAAAGTAAACTCACTTATCGAGCTGTGTCTTTCACCTGGTTTGAAGGACCTTGTTGACTTTTCCTTAACGAGGCAGAACACAGGTTCGCGGCCAATATTAAACACAAAGAGCAAAGTCTTTGAGTTGGATACTTGTAGAACTATTGGGAAGGTACTAACATCTATGGCTGTTCTCAAACCGTCGCGTCGCCTTAGGGCAATTGGGTTCTAACTTCTATAAGTACGACTGTTATGTATTACGTCAGACTGAAAACCTAGTTGCCTTAAGGTGACgaaccaataaattatttcattgttcATACCCCTTTACCtaaatcatgtttttatttttcttaaggtGTGTTTGCTGTACACCGGGGGTTCATGGTCTATTTGGCTTGTTACACGAGAAGGAGCATGGGGATGGTTGGCGGATTCTTTCACACACTATTTCCGAATGGCCCTTGTTCATTTGGGTTTGCCTGGATGGCAAGCGGCCTTTGCTAATTTGCCGCTGATTCCTTGGGCAGAGGTATAACAACTGTTTCTCTACATTTTTATTCCGTCACACAAAGTGACTgcattgcacctgatgataagcgcgATGCCGTCCAGGTATCGAATGGCAAGAGATGGCTATCGCATGCCATTCGACATAATCGTGCCAGCCTACAAAGGTCTTCACGCTACGGCGGAAGGACCCGAATTATAAGAAAGAGGGAGGAGGAGGGAGGGAGATTCCAGAGTTGGCGATCCTATGGGTTCGGGCCGTGGTTTTAACCATCACGCCAGTCAGCACGTGTAGTTCTGTTGGAGACCAAAAATTAacgcgttttattttatttttcagctaGAACACGGTAGATTctgcaatttaattttaactttttacttaaatttaacgGTGTGTAATGCAATAAGAAACGTTTCtctaaaaatagtattaaaattggTGTGAAAAAGGACAAGACATTTATTGATTCTAATTTTAGtagcatattttaaatattttataatgttgcaGCAACTCTTCTTATTACTTGCACCGCATTTGTTGGAGAAGAACGAAACAGAGAAGAACTTGATCTCTGTTGGAAGCGAAACAGGATTAAATCATATTGAccctaatatatttaaaacatcggTACGCCATCATAAAAATGTAACGCGCCAgaataatgcataaaatatcaCCAATATTTGAGTGGTAGGCCAATAAAAGTATTCAAAGACCATACAAatagcatttttatttcaaagcacgtaaataaaataaagcgatGCAGTTACATAATGTATATTGAATAATTCttgacaataaaattttatacttagctaattaacaaaacaatatggACGGAATGTGAGATTCTTTGATGTACAAGCTAGTTACCTACTAATGtagcttaaaattaattacagcaATATAATACATACCTACCTACTAAAGAAATGAAGCCATTCCTtacatagataaaaaaacgcCACACTATACAGATATACCGTGATGTAAAGTACTTAGAAAAAAGTAAAGTAACAGTGAACAGATGTCATACAATAATGCATCTAATTCTCGCTTCATTGAATACAAGCAAATAcactagtccattgaaaagttacatttggggttgcgttttttagaggacgcaattttattttttagaagtgtagggggggtcagtgtaaagctaaaaccaagtttgtggggtcgccacccttgtcccacggccgccatcgtggggtgaaatggtttttacgttgtatctcttaaactatttatctgacaaaaaattatatacatttttgttgcaaattaaattctctacaactttggtctagtaacttttgtcgtagaactataaataaaaaagttataagcaaaaatgttaagcaattgcttcatctgtcccaaagcgattcaggatccaagtaattcgcgtacaagccgacaaccgcgggtttgtgttgtacgtattatgaaccttataaacacacgttctgatgacgttgcaatggacattgcttaacattgaatttcttaacattttcgcttataactttttatttatagttctacgacaaaagttactagaccaaagttgcagagaatttaatttgcaacaaaaaatgtatataattttttttgtcagataaatagtttaagagatacatcgtaaaaaccatttcaacccaagatggcggccgtgggacaagggtggcgaccccacaaacttggttttagctttacacggaccccctacacttctaaaaaataaaattgcgtcctctaaaaaacgcaaggtaaggcctaaaaaatgtaacatttcaatggactacacGTGAAATTCGAAAAATACGAAAACAATAGCGTACAAATAAGCTACTAAggtcttaatttaaatactatctAACAGATATGCCcgttattataaatgtgatacGTTATTCACGTGATGTAATTGTAAcaaagtgaaaaaataattttaattttattaaaaatataatgcattaCGAACAGACTTTAacttcagaaaatattttatatcatttatttgaaataattaacattacaatCTATATCCATACTCATTACATATACTAGACACTTATTTAGGCAATTTCCACTTTACTACCCGTTAACACCATTTTGAGAATTGGGATATTGTGTAGGACATAAATATTCCGTCGCTTATGACATTTCTTAGTGACCCGATCATTTAGCATATTTATCCGCAGCTTTAGCAGTTTTCTCATTATATTGGCTTATGGCAAAATTATGCTTAATTCGTTTAGAATAGGACTtcccaaagtattttttgcacGTCAACATGCTACCTAAAATAGAAATGCCCCCGCCTCTTTTCTCTTGCAAGGAAGAGGAAGCCAGGGCTGAACAAGTATCGTAACTAATATTATGACTgcgagtttgtttatttgtgatGGTCGTGAATTTTTGCATATACATACATTATCAGGATACAGAAGGGGCTATGGTACCTTTCACCCAGAAAAAGTATGCCCGAGGAATACGAGTAGAAATAGTTTGACAAAGTCTACACTACCTTTATACGTGGTCACGCCTCCCTTGGGGAACGCGCCCCTCATTTTGAAAAGCAATGGTTTAGAACACATAGAACGCTTGACAATATCGCAAAAGGATTAGTCTCAAATTGGCGTGCACGGGTAATAATGTTCGTATACTTACTATTAAGCTATCTAAACACTGCAATCACTTTCACTAGGTGGGATATCCAACTCGaaatactatatataattcaaataattatcaaaacgtAAAAGGACATCACCAAGCTGCCAAATGAGGaaataaaatgtcattaaaatattttacttatataaaacagaaattttCATACGCCTCGATAAATAAATTCGAAACGATGTTACATTGGAAGTATCTTAACATAATGCTTAATATCAGTATTCATTGCAGTAATATGAAGGTTTAATGCACTCCAAATATATCCAATGTCCATTCAATTTCCGCAAACATAAAAGAAATTACAATCATTGGAATGATTTATTTGTCTAATAACACTGCATGTGGcactttattcaaattaatacgATTAAGTCAAGATTGCACTTATCTCTATAAACCTACTTAAACTATTTTGTGTATTTCGTGGTAATGCGtgatgtttaatatatttttgtggtacaaaatataaaggtACAAAATGTTTCGCAACAATTTTTTATGAGAAATCCGTATTCCGTAAGATTTTAAGCGGAATTTATTTGGTAAAAAGTGatgtacaaaatttcataaagcCAGAGGCACTATGCGTAGGtaaatattaagatttaaatGTAGCGAATAAGCTATGAATATTATCTAACATAGTGCAGGAAGACGCAAAATGTACCTATCTAAAAATTTTAGTTTACAGTCATTGGCGAATGTTGTATGCGTTCCAGTAATGGACACAGGCGTTGgttgaaaacattataaatcttcaatattatttttagagtaAAGATAACAAGCGTCCAGCTTGCTTCAGTAAAATAACAGCTTATCTACTTTTTTGGACATGAAtcagaatataaaatgtaaccaTCCTTTCCACAGATATTAATAGATCCAAC
This DNA window, taken from Manduca sexta isolate Smith_Timp_Sample1 chromosome 23, JHU_Msex_v1.0, whole genome shotgun sequence, encodes the following:
- the LOC115456266 gene encoding tRNA-dihydrouridine(47) synthase [NAD(P)(+)]-like, yielding MSNLGVCAIKEEFIVQKSSCELGADSNSDSKRKLDDDSNLDNSDTKKIKTDEKGEKNNFFKNKKKGQNKARPKTFQDVNKENKPCPSIIDVASADQLKFCQYNNCKYLHDPKEYIKSKPKDLGEECHIFNLRGKCPRGITCRYGSSHITKEGYNIVNNEKFAKYKEDTKNSLQPPLQINLQKKKYDFSLSEKLVKHLDKRNKASNEDPEQNTAALEETKIAHSGSITDEDLIKLLPQEKKTIDWHDKLYLSPLTTVGNLPFRRICKEYGADITCGEMALCEALLKGLKQEWALVKRHESEDIYGAQICGNNPYIITKVAQLLKENTELDFIDLNLGCPIDMIYKKGAGSGMMHRLSSFESSVRCASKILEIPFTVKMRTGVYQDKKITHTIVPKMTDWGPSLITVHGRSREARYTKSADWEYIETCAKLAAPIPVFGNGDILSYEDYVEKRNIAPTVQGVMIGRGALIKPWIFTEIKEQKIWDISSKERFDILKKYTNYGLEHWGSDTQGVESTRRFLLEWLSFLYRYIPVGLLERPPQKINERPPMYFGRDDMETLMASGNCADWIKISEMLLGPVPDGFQFLPKHKANSYS
- the LOC115456268 gene encoding tubulin polyglutamylase complex subunit 2 isoform X1; amino-acid sequence: MNTYLFNFCIYHSRFVNLFLHERCWREAMFRYLKRSLPRIWLKDWHLSDHQTEDMTKNLFTIVIVLLLVPCTVYFGGDRIYFVARIATIVHKVLKPVSGSESDPRICNVNVERRAPCDRVALSNWEQRHSAILPEDIRNFYASSDGFQLTWHYKYSADEILPVGSIKVNSLIELCLSPGLKDLVDFSLTRQNTGSRPILNTKSKVFELDTCRTIGKVCLLYTGGSWSIWLVTREGAWGWLADSFTHYFRMALVHLGLPGWQAAFANLPLIPWAEQLFLLLAPHLLEKNETEKNLISVGSETGLNHIDPNIFKTSVRHHKNVTRQNNA
- the LOC115456268 gene encoding tubulin polyglutamylase complex subunit 2 isoform X2 produces the protein MSFCVDLVSEDSFYENITLGVTKLLESDPRICNVNVERRAPCDRVALSNWEQRHSAILPEDIRNFYASSDGFQLTWHYKYSADEILPVGSIKVNSLIELCLSPGLKDLVDFSLTRQNTGSRPILNTKSKVFELDTCRTIGKVCLLYTGGSWSIWLVTREGAWGWLADSFTHYFRMALVHLGLPGWQAAFANLPLIPWAEQLFLLLAPHLLEKNETEKNLISVGSETGLNHIDPNIFKTSVRHHKNVTRQNNA